The following coding sequences are from one Panicum hallii strain FIL2 chromosome 5, PHallii_v3.1, whole genome shotgun sequence window:
- the LOC112892704 gene encoding putative uncharacterized protein YGR160W: MASSSSAFSVISIDSETTREMTPKFDPTAADEEGNFSSSEEEIEGTSIEEVSAAGGFLRGGSSEDDEDDDDDEETEGGSSCSGDSGGDDGSDEDSDTSTAPPIKRRKVSGTYWW, encoded by the exons ATGGCTTCCTCATCCTCTGCTTTCTCTGTCATCTCCATTGACTCCGAGACAACTCGAGAGATGACCCCGAAGTTCGACCCCACAGCTGCCGATGAG GAGGGGAATTTCTCCTCCTCGGAGGAAGAAATCGAGGGCACGTCGATCGAGGAAGTCTCGGCAGCAGGAGGCTTCCTGCGTGGTGGGTCGTCGGAGGACgacgaagatgatgatgatgatgaagagacTGAAGGCGGCAGTAGCTGCAGTGGTGACAGTGGCGGGGATGATGGCAGCGACGAGGACAGCGACACCAGCACAGCccctccgatcaagcgccgcaAGGTCTCAGgcacttactggtggtag
- the LOC112894283 gene encoding uncharacterized protein LOC112894283, with protein MGNLVSQCVASGAGARARPLVVGPDGSRTRVEEHTGVAELMIDAPGHVVARASGVTAERRVRAMAADELLRAGEVYLLVPAGRAGARLGDREVEAIVLLVSGKKKSRKSRPAGGKVFPEVNAVEDAVEGNEEGSLCAGKRAEDHHGLGPRQWRPALDTIYEA; from the coding sequence ATGGGCAACCTTGTCTCGCAGTGCGTCgcgagcggcgccggcgcgcgggcgcggcctCTGGTCGTCGGGCCGGACGGCAGCCGGACGCGGGTGGAGGAACACACCGGGGTCGCCGAGCTGATGATCGACGCGCCGGGGCACGTGGTGGCCCGCGCCTCTGGCGtgacggcggagcggcgggtGCGGGCGATGGCGGCCGACGAGCTCCTGCGCGCCGGCGAGGTGTACCTCCTCGTGCCTGCCGGGCGGGCCGGCGCGCGGCTGGGCGACCGGGAGGTCGAGGCCATCGTGTTGTTGGTCTCCGGGAAGAAGAAATCGAGGAAGAGCAGGCCCGCCGGCGGCAAGGTCTTCCCGGAGGTCAACGCCGTGGAGGACGCGGTCGAAGGGAACGAGGAGGGTTCTCTGTGTGCCGGTAAACGGGCCGAGGATCATCATGGGCTTGGGCCAAGGCAGTGGAGGCCCGCCCTGGATACCATCTACGAGGCCTAG